Genomic DNA from Peribacillus sp. FSL H8-0477:
GAAGCGGCGATTATCGGCGGTGCCAAATTTATCGGCAACGGCTACATCAATGCAGGACAAAATACCTTATACAAAATGCGCTGGAACCCTGAAAAAATGGTCGCTAATGGGTATGCCACGCATCAATATGCATCAGATATTGGATGGGCAGTAAAACAAACGGTACAGATTGCCAATATGTACAGTCAGTTGTCCAAATACAATTTAACTCTGGAAATTCCAAATTACTTGAATAATAACTAACTAGATTCGATCCTCAGGCATTGGGCCTGAGGATATTTTTTCGACAATTCCTTCTATATTCTTGAATGCAAGCTAGAAACCAAGTAAACTGTAATAGTTATCCGAAATTTTTATAATTTTAATCCAGCAATGTAATTTTTTTACTGTTTATTTGTAAATAGAATGAGTTATAATGAAGTATTAACATATACTGTTAGCTACTTGTGTATTCAACTGTCGAAATAGATGCCGCCTGGGATTTACAGGGTTCCACCATACATTACATCCATTTAAAATAGGATATACAGGAGGAAGAAGCATGAAAAAAGTAATCACATATGGTACTTTTGATTTATTGCACTGGGGCCATATAAATCTATTAAAGCGGGCTAAAGCCCTTGGCGATTACCTAGTAGTAGCCATCTCAACTGATGAATTTAATGACTTAAAAAATAAAAAAGCTTACCATAGTTTTGAAAACCGTAAAATGATCCTTGAAGCCATTCGCTATGTAGATGAAGTTATTCCCGAGAATACATGGGAACAGAAAAAAGATGATATTATTCGTGAGGGAATTGACATCTTTGTGATGGGTGATGATTGGGAAGGGAAGTTCGACGAACTAGCTGCGTATTGCGATGTTGTCTATCTTCCAAGAACAATTGGCATCTCAACAAGTATGATCAAAAAAGACCTGACTAAAGTTAAAGTTCAAAATGGCTAGAGAAATCGCCATCAGGCTTTATCTACACACCTTTAGTATCCTTTTTTCCATTTTTAGCATCCTTCCATTAAAGTCAAAGGCTGTGTTTGTTACTTCCTTTGGCGACAATACACAATATATTTTAGATGAAATGGACAAGCAGGAGTTAACATGGAAACGAGTTATTTTACGAACGTCTACTAGTAAAATAAAAGGCGAAGACGATGGTCATACCATCGTCTTTAACTTTGAAACGAAGAATATCATCCATCTACTTCTCTCGATTTATCATCTGGCAACAGCAAAACGAATTATTGTTGATAATTACTTCGGCTTTTTAGCTGCTATCTCTTTCCGACCAGGCGTTACCTGTACACAAATTTGGCATGCAGCTGGAGCCATTAAGAAATTTGGATTAACAGATCCTTCTATCGCGGAGCGGACACCTGCCGCTAAGCAACGATTTATAAACGTCTACAAGATGTTTGATCATGTAGTAGCCGGCTCTGATGTAATGGCAGATATCTTTAAAGAAAGCTTTGGTTTGAGTGACAAACACTTCCTTTATACAGGGATTCCTAGAACCGATTTCTTCTTTAATCAACCTGCACTTACTGAAGCACAGCGCATATTGACTAGCAAATATCCCGAATGGGCTGATAAAAAAACGATTCTTTATGCACCTACATTCCGAAACCAGACCCTACATTCCGGCAAGATTGCTCTCGACATCGATTTGCTATACCGCGAACTTAGCCAAAAAGGATATGTCTTACTGCTAAAACTTCACCCTGCCGTAACCGCAGATGTTGAACTCGAATCAGCCTATCCAGGGTTCGTACATAATTTATCTGACTACCCTGATATGAACGAACTACTGCTGGCAGCCGATTGTCTCGTCACTGACTACTCATCCATTCCGTTTGAATATTCTTTCCTTGGAAAACCCATGTATTTTTATGCTTACGACTTGGAAGAATATCAGCAGGAACGAGGCTTTTGGGAGGATTACACCACCTCCATGCCAGGTCCCGTTTCACAAACAACAAACGAACTAATTGAACACATCAAGCGGAACGGCATTGATCAAAAGCAATTAATCGCCTTTAATCAAAAATGGAATCACTATTCCACTGGCCAATCCAGCAAAAACCTCGTTGATTTTCTTTTTAACAATGAATGACTTCAGGCTGTCGAGAACCCTCGACGGCTTTTTATTATTCAGTCAGCGGAAGTTTTCATCCTCATCACCTTTGCATAGAAATTCTTCTGTTTTGCACAGCATGACTTCGTGATGCTTAAAATACCCAGGCTCAAGATTGGTTTGTCTTTTAAAAATAGGGTATCTTTCCTTTATGTCTTCAACTTCGTTATAGCCTTCCGCACAGAAAAGTGCCTGAAGCGCACACAATAGTCCGGTTCCGCACATACTTAAGCTCCAAGCGCACATAAACTCTCCCGTTCCGCACATAACAAATGCCGAGGTGATTAACACACTCCAGCTGCACAGATTTAAAGACCGGTTTGTCTTTTTTTAAAATAGGGTATCTTTCTTTTTTGTCTTCAACTCGCCTTTTGCACAGAAAATCCTTAGTTTTGCACACTTTTTGGCCGCTTCTGCACAGGTTTAAGCTCCATTTGCACAGAAATTCTTCTGTTTTGCACAGGTTTCCCTCTGTTCTGCACAGTATGGATACCAAGATACCCAAAACACCCCAGCTGCGCAGGCTCAAAGATTGGTTTGTCTTTTAAAATAGAGTTTCTTTCTTTTTTGTCTTCAATTTGCCTTTTGCACAGAAATTCTTCAAGATGCCCCAGAAACGCGGGTTCAATTTAAATCAAGAAAACCCCGCAGACTTAAATCTGCGGGGTTTTCCTTTACTTTTTGTAGCGTGGTACGTCGTATGTGATGGTGTAGCTGTCGAGTAATTTATAGAGTTCGATGTAGTATTTGGTTTGTTTGGCTGCCCAGCCAATATCTGAGGCATATTGGTGGTAGGCTCTCCGATTGGCATCCATATAGTCTGGATTCCATCTCATTTTATAAATGGTATCTTGCCCTTCATGGATATAATCCTCTGCAGCATAGCGAGCGCCTTCAATGATGGCTTTATCCACGCTCGTCCATCCCTCATTGAATGCTCGTCGTGCTCCGCATTCCAACGCACAGGTGTCATAGGCACCGATTCCATACATATTGTAGACTTTCTTTTCGTAGTTCTTAGCATCGTCCGGGAGAATGTCAATTTCCTTTTCAACCACCTGTTTGCCTTTTATATTTACGGTTGTATAAACAGGTTTCCCTTTACTATCCAACTTGGCCTTCACTTTTATTCCCTTTGAAAGTCTTGACGTTCCTTTTCCCGTTTCCAATGAGGAATGAGCGAGTAAGTAGATTTCGTTAATGCCATATTTAAAGCCTGCCTTAATAAAAGCATCAGCCCGGTTCTTTAAAATTCCTCGTTCAAATAAAATTTTCTGATTAATCTCAGCAGGATTTAATCCAGCAAAATCGGAAAGCTTAACAAATTGATAAAAATCTGGTGTACCCTTTTTCACCTGCTCTGGATTCAGGTAGTGTTTAGTATCTGCAGATGATGCGTTCACCCATCCAGTTTGAACCTTATACCATAGCTCTTTATCATCTGACACTTTAAAACCTAGAATTTTCACCTTCGTCTTCTTAGGTAAGGTGGCAAGTGTACGCGAAACTGTACTTGTTCCCGCTTTAATCACTGTCTTCTCCAGCATAGCACCACTGTTAATATTTTTCGAATCGAGTTTGACACTGACCGCGGGAATATAGGCAGAATATTTTTTATCTGTCTGTGGGTTCACTTTCATCTGAGCGGCCAACGCTTCGTTAAGTGTTATTCCATAATTCGTGTAGGTAACCTGTTCTTTTTTTGCTTTCTTATCAAGCTTGACGGTTAGCTGTGCCGTCGCTTTTTTTTCATAATACTCGACCTTAATAATATGTATCCCTGCACTTAGAGCTATTTCTACATTAAATGTCTGCACATTGTCCTTCCACTGATCCACTTTCTTCACACCATCCACATAAATGCGGATTCCATCATCAGCACCTCCGCTCAGCAGGTACGTGCCGCTTTTGGTAATATTCGTCCGCTTTTCAAAAACAGCTGAAAATTGGTTAGCTGGAATACTAGGGTCTGGCGAACCTGTTCCCCAGTTAGCATCTAGCGCAGAGAACTGCTTCTTCACAGCTTTCCCCGTTAAGTTCTGCTTACTATAAAACGTTGCTCCCCATTTTTCTAAAGGGGTGACTGAAGCCGCCTCTTTAATATTGACTTTAAGTTTCGCATTTTTTCCTATGTTATAATACTCCACTCTAATTGTATGGTTTCCTTTTGTCAGCTTTACCTGCTTTTCGAAATTGCGCTCTCCAGCCTTCCACTCATTTACCTTTCGTTTTCCATCCACATAAATCCGCAGTCCATCATCCGCTTTTCCCATCAGGACATAGGTAGTAGTTTTAGAAACCGTCATTTTCTTTTCAAAAGTGGCTGAGAACTTGCTGCTGGGAATCTTCTTGGCTGGTGATTTGGATCCCCAAGAAAAATTTATCGAATTAACAGTGCAGCTCACCTTCGCACCCTTAAAATTCACCGTTGGATAATACACTGCCCGCCAATTTTCACTACCCTGTGCTTGCGATTCAATCGAGTAACCAAAGACCATTAATAAAGTAAACAACGATACTAGCAAACATTTTTTGATAACTTACTCACTCCTAATTCCTAGTTTCCTCCCATTATCTACTAAAATAGTTACTTTGTTAACCACTTTTTGACAATTAATCAGTTTTTTCGTGATAATTTGTGCCTAAAAACAAGGATATTAATAGGATTCAATTGTATGACGTGTTAAAATTAGACAATTACATAAAAGACTCCTACTCTCAGAATCTAATACTTATAAAAGGAGACCCATAATGAGACAATCCATTTTCTTATCTGCCGTTCTTATGGTTGGAATATTGACTTGTTCACCCGTAGATTTGACAGCCGCACAGTCCTCAACTGACAGTGTAAAAAATGAACTTTACGATAAAAATGAGTTAATTATCCAATTTAAACAAAATACAAATGAAAAAACCAAGCAAACACTAATCAAATCTATTTCCGCTGTGGAAGCATCGAAACTGACTGATCATCAATTCTCCTTACTGACTCTTCCTAAAGGGCGCACCCTAGAAACTTCAGCCAAAAGTTTGCTCTCCCACCCAGAAGTCCTTTCTGCTGAGCCAAATTATAAACTAGCACATTCGTATATCCCTACTGATTCGGATTACTCAAAGCAATGGTATTTAAAGAACCTAAACTTACCGGATACATGGGATTTGCCAAAAGGAAAAACGGTGATTAAAACCGCCGTTATTGATGGCGGTGTCCAAGTGAGCCATTTTGATTTAAAAGGGCAAATAACAAAACCGTTTAATATCATTACTCGGAAGAAGACCCTCTTACCTAATGATCATGGCACACATATAGCCGGAGTCATTGCAGCTGTTCAGGATAATGAAGGCACTAGCGGTATCGCCCCTTCCTCTAAAATCATTCCGGTGAATGTATTTAGAGAGGAAGAAGCCGATATTTATGACGTCGCTGAAGGCATCTATTATGCAATTGATGCAGGTGCAGATATTATCAATTTAAGTCTTACGACAAACGCCTATACCAACATTCTCGATGAAGCCGTACAAGCAGCTGCTGCTAGAGGAATCGTCGTCATTGCGGCAGCTGGTAATGAACATACAGCCAAGCCTCGCTATCCAGCAGCCTTGAAAAACGTTCTAGGAATCAGCGCCATTGATAAGAATGATAAGCTTGCCTCCTTCTCTAACTTTGGGAAGTATATAGACTTTACGGCACCTGGAAAGGATATTTATTCGACTATTTCAGAAGACTCGTTTGGTACCATGAGCGGTACAAGTATGGCAAGCCCTATGGTCTCTGGGGTTACAGCACTCATACTTGCTAAAAACCCCTTTTTAACGCCATCTGAAGTCCTTTCAATTTTAAAAGAGTCGTCCACTGATCTTGGACCATCTGGATGGGATCCGCAATTTGGAAACGGGAAAATCGATGCACACAAAGCATTGGTCAATACACCTGAATCAATGACTAATCTTGAACTATCTGATAAATCGTTCACTATAGAAGGATCGAATAAACTAAACATTTCATTCACTCCTCCTAAGGACACGACCATTTCGCTTTATATTGAAAATACCAATGGACAAATACTAAAGAAAATGCTCACTAATCAGGCATCGAACGGGGAACCCATTTCCTATAACTGGGATGGGAAGCTTGACAATGGATCCTATCAATCTAGCGGAGATGTCAAACTTGTGATTAAGACTGCGAATGCCCGCCATTCCTTGATTACTAAAAAGAGCTTAAAGGTGAATAATACGCTTGTGCCCGAGCTGACTGTTTCAAAAACGAATTATCTCTATTCACCAAAAGCGCAGGCTAAACTATCCATCCCTATCCGGTTGAATAAGGACGCGGTCATTAAAGCGGTTATCTTAGATAAGGCAGGTACTAAAGTACGAACCCTTCAAAAGAACAAACCGTTTACAGGCGGACGCCATACGCTTGAATGGAATGGTACGAATACCAACAGAAGCCAACTAAAAGATGGCAGCTATACGCTTCGTATTTCTCTAATAGACAGTGATGGACGCGCTGGATTAACAAAGGACATACCAATTAAACTAGATACAGTGCCTCCTTCTGGATCAATTGTGAATTCCGATGTTCGCTTTAAAACAACCGGGAAATCAAAAATAGAAAATACGATTACCGTTACTGAATCTGTTACTGGGTCAGTCTCTATAATTGATAAAAATGGTAAAATCGTAAACAGACTTTTAACCGATACTTCCTTTAAAATTGGTCAATCAAACGTGACTTGGAATGGTCAAACGAAGAACAAAAAAGCAGCCATTAACGGTGACTATCGTTTCAAGGTCATTTTAAGAGATGAAGCAGGTAATTCACGTATTATTAAGAGTCCTCCTTTTCAATTAGTAAACGCATAAAGACGACTATCCAAATCGATAGTCGTCTCAGTTTGTAGACAAAAGAGGTTTGGAATGATTTCATTCTGAACCTCTTTTGCATTTTTCGTACCAAATAGGCCTGCAGGAACAAGATGGCACTCGAAAATATTCCTTATCACCTCAATATTCTAGATCTATTTATACATAGTCCTTTTTTAAGTTTAGAAAGTCAGTTGTTGGGAGTGTTGGTGTGAAGCAGCTCACCGCCTGCGGAAAACGAAACGCCTGGAATGGAAATCACCGTCTGGTTTTATAGATCTTACCCGATTAGTCTAAAGTCTTAGAAGACTACCCTTCAATAGTCTTCTTTTTCTTGTTTATTTTTGATAAAAGTACATATTCTATCATTTAAACCTATTTTTCTCAATTTGTAACATAAATGTAATATAAGATTGTCTGATTTGTTTGATAAGATAGAGACAAACAACTTATCGAGGTGAGAAAAATCGTGAAAAAAGGCATTGCGACATTATCAGCAGCAGCTATCCTCTCTTCAGCATTTGCTTCTCCTGCCCTTGCTGCCAATACATATACAGTAAAAAGCGGTGATACTCTAACGAAAATCGCCAAAAATCATCAAACTACTCTTGCTAAATTAAAAACACTCAATAAATTATCCTCTGACGCCATTTTCGTAAATCAGACATTAAAAGTAGCTGCCGGCACTAATGCTTCTGTTACCACAAAAGCCTCGACTGCCAAAGCACAGGTATCTATTGAGAAAACCAGCACGGCTACCTATACCGTAGCAGCAGGTGATAATCTAACCAAAATTGCGAACAAGCATCATATCACTCTTGGTGAGCTGCAGAGCCTTAATAAATTAACCTCAACTGTTATTTATCCTGGTGATGTGTTAATCGTTTCTAAATCCACAGGAACAACCGTGATTGACCTGCCGCAAGCGAAGAAAACAAGTACCGATTCTTCACCATCTGAATCAAATAAATCCGGTCTATATACCATTAAAAAAGGCGACACTCTTTCGAAAATAGCCTCTCAATTTAAACTAACGCTGCAAGAGTTAAAAAGCTTGAATCAATTAACTTCGGATACTATTTTTGCGGGGCAAAATCTTAGTGTTAATCAGGCTGCTGCTTCTAAACCAGCAGCAAAACCTACTAACTCGGATACAATCAGTAATGTGGACAAGCAAGCTGATACATTAATTGCTGAAGCAAAGAAACTCATTGGGACGCCTTATTCATGGGCCGGTTCATCACCAGGAGGCTTTGATTGCAGTGGATTCGTTTACTATGTTATGAAGAAAGCCGGTTATTCCATTTCACGAACTTCTGCCTCAACGTACTTCGACCTTGGCAAAAATACGACCAACCCAAGCCCTGGTAGCTTAGTGTTTTTTGCTGGTAATCCAGCTATTAAATCTATCATCACACATATGGGAATCTATCTGGGTAACGGGCAATTTATACATGCCAGCACAAGTAAAGGTGTCATGATCAGCTCCCTGAGCTCTGGATACTATGAAACAAGGCTCGCAGGTTTTAAAAACTTCTAAAAAGGCAGCCCTCCGCTAAAGCGGACTGGCTGTTTTTTTATTGTGTGCTGCTCATCTAATAGAAAAATATTCCAAAATAAAGTACCAATTCAACTAAAACTTGTGAATACTTGTAAATTAACTTCTATTTCCTGTAAACTACCATACTTATCTATGGTACTATAATTATAACAACATTGGAAAGGAAGGAATAAATGCCCAATCTATGCAAATCATTTTTATCCATCTTGATGCTGGCAGCTGGACTACTTGTTTTCTCTGACTCTACTAAAGCAGCCTCTTACTTAGTAAACCCGAATAAAACTTATACCTATTCAACTATGGTCTCTGACATTGGCCAATTAAAGAAAGCCTACCCGGACTTAGTAGATGTTAAAGTCATTGGGACATCTGAATACGGCCGCAACATTTATGCGGTTTCACTTGGAAAAGGCGATTCCACCGTTTTTTTGAATGGCTCACATCACGCTCGTGAATGGATTACCACGAACGTCAATATGAATATGATTGATAAATATGCATACGCCTATAAAAACAATTCAAAAATAAATGGATTCAAAGTCCGTACCGTTTTAAACAACACAACCATTTGGTTTGTACCTATGGTTAATCCAGACGGTGTAACCCTTCAGCAGTCTGGTCTGAAAAACTTCCCGAAAAGCACCCATAAGCAATTAATTAAAATGAATAATGGCAGTAAAAACTTTAAGCGCTGGAAAGCAAATGGCAAAGGAATAGATTTAAATCGCCAATATAATGCCAAGTGGAAGGAAATAAAGGGCCCCAAATCACCAAGCTTTAAGAATTATAAGGGAAAGACAGCAGCCTCTGCTAAAGAAACCAAAGTAATTCTCGCCTTCACTAATAATATTGATCCGGAGATGGCCGTTGCCTATCATAGCAGCGGAGAAATTCTTTTCTGGAATTACCAGCAAAGCGGCGTTCGATATACTAGAGAGTATGGGTACGCAAAAAAGCTAGGAAGCATTACCGGCTACAGCCTCGTTTATCCGAAAAGTTTTGGCGGCGGTGGTGGATTTAGTGACTGGTTCTCCCGCGTTGAGAAAAAACCAGCCTACACAATTGAAGTAGCTCCGTATGCAGGTGAAACACATGTACCAATCAAGAAATTCCCTAGCATTTGGAAAGAAAATAGTATTGTTGGTCTTTACATTGCTCAGGAAGGCTTTAAACTCTATGATTCTCGTGAAACGGCGGCTAGCAAGCTTCTCGCGAAAAAGATTATCGCCTATAATACAAAAACAGCCAGCACGCTCCAACAAGCATATGGAAATGATATTACGTCTGTCCATCAATTAGTTGTGAGCAATTCCTTAAACAAAAAGTATAAAAACGTGACAGCTGAAATAAAAAAACAGGAAAAGCTGATAGCCAAGCTTCCTGAAAACTACCGCTCTAAACCGAAGACAGCACTCGGTAAAACGAAGACTTATTTAACGAACACACTAGCTTACATGAATGGCATTAGTGCGGGGGATAGTCTTAGTGAAAAAGCCCAGGTCGTAATCAATGACTTTGAAAACGGGACCATTAACTCAAATACCGTGAACTCGTATCAAAAGCTAAAAGTGAATATGACTTCAACGAAAACAAAACTTTCTAAAATGAAGTACAGCCATGTCCGAACCTTAGCCAAAACAAAATACATAGTACCGGTTCAAGATTTTACAGCAAGTGCTGATTATGAAATGAAACGTTACCAGCTCTTATTGGAAATCGATAAGGAAGCAGCGAATAAACGGTATCGTGAAGCCAGAGAAAAAATGTCTAAGCTTCAGGAGTTAAATACAGCTTCAACAGCCTTTAAACAGAACGCTCCTAAAAGGTATAAAACGTTTGCGGCAACCGAAGAATTCTTACTATCGATGCAGAACCGAATTGAACAACTACTTACAGAGGCGGAAAATCAACCAGATTCTAGTATTGATATACAAAAAGATGAAGAAGTAGATAGAGCTGAATAAACACTTATTGGATTAAGCTCTATGGTATTAATCTGGCTGAATAATCGGAATAATGATATAATCAAACTGATTTCTTTGTCGAACCATAACTCAGGGCAAGATATTTCCGTATATCCTTCCTTTACTGATTATCCTTGTATAACAAGGAGATTATTAGTAGAATAAATAAGGTATATTAGGATTATTCGTGTGGTCCAGCTGGACAAACTAATAAATACTACTTTTTTGTATATATTTATCTGTATAGTAGATAAACTGACAGCTAGTATAACAATGTACTTGAGTTGGGCTCGAACCGCTCAATGTGTTATGAATATAAGGGGGAGCAGATATAGTGGATAAACAGAATCAAATCGACAATCTCGTAGAAAATTTTAAGAAACACCCGCCAAAAATAATAGGAGGCTACAAAAAGCCAGGGTGGGCATTAAAAGTGCTGGAAAAAACCAGCAATGATTCGACTGAGATCGAACCGGACGGAACGATTACTGCTAAAGCCATCCTTGAAGCTAAAGATCTTACATATTATCCAGCTTTCTTAACCATAGATATCAGCAAGAAAGGTCAAATCGTTGGCGCTTACTTACTTTCAGAGAAAGCAGAGCAATTCGAATTACTTCCTTTCGAACTAGCTAAGGATTTTGTAGGTAAAGCGGAAGCAGAACTTACTCCATTCCGCTATCGTACCCTTGATAAAATTGAAGGCGATGAAGCGCAAGTGAATTGGCCTGAATTTTCATAAGCATAAAATGGACCCATCAGAATCTGATGGGTCTATTTTATACGATAAAAACCCCCGCCAAGGTCGACGGGGGAGTAGTTATGTTTGTGGAAGTGAAGCAGCAGGTGCATACGCCTTCCAACGAGATAAATCTGGTTCTTGTTTCTGGATTAATGAACTTGGGAATATAAACGTCCAAGGTTTACTCGTATTCGCTTTTACTTCAAAATTACTAAGATTAAATCCGCCCTCGCAGACAACATCCCCCTGTGCATCTTCAACCACCAGTGGAATGGTTTCAAGCTTAATGTTCTTCTCATTGCCATTTCTGACAAGAATAACGACAGCAAGTGCACCGTCTTCATTAAATTTCGCTTCAATGCCCATTAAATTGATTTCACCAGGAGAAAGCTTTGGCAGAGTAGTAATCAAGTTTTGCAGATTCTCTTTTTGAAGGCTGGAAAGTTCTTTTTCCCACGTTTCGTCAAGATCCAATAGATGCTCTTGTTCTTCGGTTTTATTTTTTAATTCAAAGGCAATCTTCCAGCCTTCTGTCGGAATGTCTCCAGCTACTCGATCTTCTTTTCCGAAAAGGAATCTCCAAGGCATGCAAGACAGTCCTGGAATCTCACTCACTTCGTCTAATTCAAACCGTTTCTTTGCTAGTACCTGGCCCTCTGCATCTAAGAGAAGAAGGTCCACTTCTTCAAAACGTACGGACTTCGACAATGTATTTCG
This window encodes:
- a CDS encoding C40 family peptidase, producing MKKGIATLSAAAILSSAFASPALAANTYTVKSGDTLTKIAKNHQTTLAKLKTLNKLSSDAIFVNQTLKVAAGTNASVTTKASTAKAQVSIEKTSTATYTVAAGDNLTKIANKHHITLGELQSLNKLTSTVIYPGDVLIVSKSTGTTVIDLPQAKKTSTDSSPSESNKSGLYTIKKGDTLSKIASQFKLTLQELKSLNQLTSDTIFAGQNLSVNQAAASKPAAKPTNSDTISNVDKQADTLIAEAKKLIGTPYSWAGSSPGGFDCSGFVYYVMKKAGYSISRTSASTYFDLGKNTTNPSPGSLVFFAGNPAIKSIITHMGIYLGNGQFIHASTSKGVMISSLSSGYYETRLAGFKNF
- a CDS encoding CDP-glycerol glycerophosphotransferase family protein; translated protein: MAREIAIRLYLHTFSILFSIFSILPLKSKAVFVTSFGDNTQYILDEMDKQELTWKRVILRTSTSKIKGEDDGHTIVFNFETKNIIHLLLSIYHLATAKRIIVDNYFGFLAAISFRPGVTCTQIWHAAGAIKKFGLTDPSIAERTPAAKQRFINVYKMFDHVVAGSDVMADIFKESFGLSDKHFLYTGIPRTDFFFNQPALTEAQRILTSKYPEWADKKTILYAPTFRNQTLHSGKIALDIDLLYRELSQKGYVLLLKLHPAVTADVELESAYPGFVHNLSDYPDMNELLLAADCLVTDYSSIPFEYSFLGKPMYFYAYDLEEYQQERGFWEDYTTSMPGPVSQTTNELIEHIKRNGIDQKQLIAFNQKWNHYSTGQSSKNLVDFLFNNE
- a CDS encoding S8 family serine peptidase, with protein sequence MRQSIFLSAVLMVGILTCSPVDLTAAQSSTDSVKNELYDKNELIIQFKQNTNEKTKQTLIKSISAVEASKLTDHQFSLLTLPKGRTLETSAKSLLSHPEVLSAEPNYKLAHSYIPTDSDYSKQWYLKNLNLPDTWDLPKGKTVIKTAVIDGGVQVSHFDLKGQITKPFNIITRKKTLLPNDHGTHIAGVIAAVQDNEGTSGIAPSSKIIPVNVFREEEADIYDVAEGIYYAIDAGADIINLSLTTNAYTNILDEAVQAAAARGIVVIAAAGNEHTAKPRYPAALKNVLGISAIDKNDKLASFSNFGKYIDFTAPGKDIYSTISEDSFGTMSGTSMASPMVSGVTALILAKNPFLTPSEVLSILKESSTDLGPSGWDPQFGNGKIDAHKALVNTPESMTNLELSDKSFTIEGSNKLNISFTPPKDTTISLYIENTNGQILKKMLTNQASNGEPISYNWDGKLDNGSYQSSGDVKLVIKTANARHSLITKKSLKVNNTLVPELTVSKTNYLYSPKAQAKLSIPIRLNKDAVIKAVILDKAGTKVRTLQKNKPFTGGRHTLEWNGTNTNRSQLKDGSYTLRISLIDSDGRAGLTKDIPIKLDTVPPSGSIVNSDVRFKTTGKSKIENTITVTESVTGSVSIIDKNGKIVNRLLTDTSFKIGQSNVTWNGQTKNKKAAINGDYRFKVILRDEAGNSRIIKSPPFQLVNA
- a CDS encoding accessory Sec system S-layer assembly protein, which encodes MGRLGKKIKKQQAINSANQTASEKEAQFNEDGTVNTTLYFHPEWELTVAEKYIYQFRHQKLPALLPDQLSIAGIDLIEDEDEVIVETFLRNTLSKSVRFEEVDLLLLDAEGQVLAKKRFELDEVSEIPGLSCMPWRFLFGKEDRVAGDIPTEGWKIAFELKNKTEEQEHLLDLDETWEKELSSLQKENLQNLITTLPKLSPGEINLMGIEAKFNEDGALAVVILVRNGNEKNIKLETIPLVVEDAQGDVVCEGGFNLSNFEVKANTSKPWTFIFPSSLIQKQEPDLSRWKAYAPAASLPQT
- the tagD gene encoding glycerol-3-phosphate cytidylyltransferase; its protein translation is MKKVITYGTFDLLHWGHINLLKRAKALGDYLVVAISTDEFNDLKNKKAYHSFENRKMILEAIRYVDEVIPENTWEQKKDDIIREGIDIFVMGDDWEGKFDELAAYCDVVYLPRTIGISTSMIKKDLTKVKVQNG
- a CDS encoding PA14 domain-containing protein; translated protein: MFTLLMVFGYSIESQAQGSENWRAVYYPTVNFKGAKVSCTVNSINFSWGSKSPAKKIPSSKFSATFEKKMTVSKTTTYVLMGKADDGLRIYVDGKRKVNEWKAGERNFEKQVKLTKGNHTIRVEYYNIGKNAKLKVNIKEAASVTPLEKWGATFYSKQNLTGKAVKKQFSALDANWGTGSPDPSIPANQFSAVFEKRTNITKSGTYLLSGGADDGIRIYVDGVKKVDQWKDNVQTFNVEIALSAGIHIIKVEYYEKKATAQLTVKLDKKAKKEQVTYTNYGITLNEALAAQMKVNPQTDKKYSAYIPAVSVKLDSKNINSGAMLEKTVIKAGTSTVSRTLATLPKKTKVKILGFKVSDDKELWYKVQTGWVNASSADTKHYLNPEQVKKGTPDFYQFVKLSDFAGLNPAEINQKILFERGILKNRADAFIKAGFKYGINEIYLLAHSSLETGKGTSRLSKGIKVKAKLDSKGKPVYTTVNIKGKQVVEKEIDILPDDAKNYEKKVYNMYGIGAYDTCALECGARRAFNEGWTSVDKAIIEGARYAAEDYIHEGQDTIYKMRWNPDYMDANRRAYHQYASDIGWAAKQTKYYIELYKLLDSYTITYDVPRYKK
- a CDS encoding M14 family zinc carboxypeptidase → MPNLCKSFLSILMLAAGLLVFSDSTKAASYLVNPNKTYTYSTMVSDIGQLKKAYPDLVDVKVIGTSEYGRNIYAVSLGKGDSTVFLNGSHHAREWITTNVNMNMIDKYAYAYKNNSKINGFKVRTVLNNTTIWFVPMVNPDGVTLQQSGLKNFPKSTHKQLIKMNNGSKNFKRWKANGKGIDLNRQYNAKWKEIKGPKSPSFKNYKGKTAASAKETKVILAFTNNIDPEMAVAYHSSGEILFWNYQQSGVRYTREYGYAKKLGSITGYSLVYPKSFGGGGGFSDWFSRVEKKPAYTIEVAPYAGETHVPIKKFPSIWKENSIVGLYIAQEGFKLYDSRETAASKLLAKKIIAYNTKTASTLQQAYGNDITSVHQLVVSNSLNKKYKNVTAEIKKQEKLIAKLPENYRSKPKTALGKTKTYLTNTLAYMNGISAGDSLSEKAQVVINDFENGTINSNTVNSYQKLKVNMTSTKTKLSKMKYSHVRTLAKTKYIVPVQDFTASADYEMKRYQLLLEIDKEAANKRYREAREKMSKLQELNTASTAFKQNAPKRYKTFAATEEFLLSMQNRIEQLLTEAENQPDSSIDIQKDEEVDRAE